GTTGTCATACTCTCTCTCTGCCATGAGCAAGTCCTTGAGGGCGACCCGTGACTTGATTCTCTCTCTTATCATGTCAAGAATAAGGCCTCTGCCAATCGAGCGTCTCTCCGGTGCTGTCAACAGCTTGGAGAACGTCCTCTCAGTGTATGCAGTGTTGTCTCTCTCTGGAGCCAGTATCTCAATCTTCGCCCCCGTCCCTCTGAGAAAGGGGGCAAGCACTTGGTGTGCACCACGAGCCAGGTATCGCACTCTGTCACCAAGCTCCTTACAGAGCTCGTCAAGCATCCGGTCGGTCTCATCTCTGTCTTCGGCAAGCGCCCTTGTCTCCTCGTCGCTCTTCTCGGACTTCAGTCTCGACTTGAGGTCCTTCATGACCGTGTCGAGAGCACTCATGACTGGGCCGTCGCGTGTACCGGCTCTCATGGCCTCTGCAGTCCTGAGATGATGCGTCGTCAGAAGGACCTCTGTCTTTGCGTCAAGCTCACTGAGATGATTGTGCAAGCCCTTGAAGTGGTCCATGTGGCCGTGCGAGAGGAACACTGCCAGAGGGTCGTCTCCCACTTGCTCTAGTATGTCTTTACACACTGCCTTCAGGTATGCCTTGTCCTTTCCCCGTGTGCTTCCGAAGTCAACCAGTAGGTGTTTCCTTTCCTTTCCCGCAGGCAGTGTAACAAGAATACAGTCGCCAAGACCGACGTTGTAGGCTCTCACTCTTAGCGTT
This Candidatus Thorarchaeota archaeon DNA region includes the following protein-coding sequences:
- a CDS encoding MBL fold metallo-hydrolase, whose amino-acid sequence is MSETLRVRAYNVGLGDCILVTLPAGKERKHLLVDFGSTRGKDKAYLKAVCKDILEQVGDDPLAVFLSHGHMDHFKGLHNHLSELDAKTEVLLTTHHLRTAEAMRAGTRDGPVMSALDTVMKDLKSRLKSEKSDEETRALAEDRDETDRMLDELCKELGDRVRYLARGAHQVLAPFLRGTGAKIEILAPERDNTAYTERTFSKLLTAPERRSIGRGLILDMIRERIKSRVALKDLLMAEREYDNSTSLVFSLEWKGKLLLFPGDAELPSWEVMHEKGVLRPVDLLKVAHHASPNGTPVAMPEVWKSLIDKARKPRFLVSTYPRKDWGMPDPGILSRLGQEGQVISTEDVRGTPGFVDVLVS